The Methanobacterium lacus genome includes a region encoding these proteins:
- a CDS encoding DUF2096 domain-containing protein, which produces MNDLPLEQTWMVLVELLTDLRKKNVEIDPSIPEDIRMAKTTINFYKVNPADPERMKELKRINDFINAVQDKLLDLAENEGKEYRLKWIEKLTKASRGEKIYDAHQEKSKFVVGAPPGFSMVRITFKAPIHEERLQEIAEYHNVIIEFQTDTLIVIYGDKANIQESLKEISSFFKEQIEPV; this is translated from the coding sequence ATGAATGATTTACCCCTTGAACAAACTTGGATGGTACTTGTAGAACTGTTGACTGATCTAAGAAAGAAAAACGTGGAAATTGATCCATCGATACCCGAAGATATCAGGATGGCCAAGACCACAATAAATTTTTATAAAGTAAACCCTGCTGATCCTGAGAGGATGAAGGAATTAAAAAGGATCAATGACTTTATAAATGCTGTTCAAGATAAATTACTGGATCTTGCAGAGAATGAAGGCAAAGAGTACAGGTTGAAATGGATAGAAAAGTTAACCAAAGCATCTCGTGGTGAAAAGATCTACGATGCCCATCAAGAGAAATCTAAATTTGTTGTTGGTGCACCTCCAGGATTTTCTATGGTTAGAATAACGTTCAAGGCACCTATTCATGAAGAAAGATTGCAAGAAATTGCAGAGTACCATAACGTGATAATAGAATTCCAAACAGATACCCTCATAGTGATATACGGGGACAAAGCCAACATTCAGGAAAGTTTGAAGGAAATTTCATCATTTTTCAAGGAACAGATAGAACCTGTTTGA
- a CDS encoding DUF749 domain-containing protein — translation MFVASLVGIFKFKELPENYGPFAQHKATMEKRTVKDDDEIAILNIAGTESFHVLFLDSYKTIAEINEELKQVDAELNYNTKKILEGHL, via the coding sequence TTGTTCGTTGCAAGTTTGGTTGGAATATTTAAATTTAAAGAACTACCAGAAAATTACGGTCCGTTTGCACAGCACAAAGCTACGATGGAGAAAAGAACCGTTAAAGATGATGATGAAATAGCAATTTTAAACATTGCAGGTACTGAGAGTTTCCATGTTCTGTTTTTGGATTCCTACAAAACAATAGCTGAGATAAATGAGGAGCTCAAACAAGTGGATGCAGAACTCAATTACAACACCAAAAAAATATTGGAAGGACATTTATGA
- the hdrC gene encoding CoB--CoM heterodisulfide reductase subunit C produces MLSGEKEDKTETPQGEPVPESSKATPEETPVSTKTVKTEVKSTAPEQKSKATEVKSKAEDIKEDVKSKAEEIKSKTEDVSSDVKSKVEDISTDVKSKVEDVKSKAKDISEDAKSKASKTDEKIKKSEESKTDRSGKMTLLEGREKEVITRENIDPDFKNEVMDAGAESVALCFQCGTCTGACPSGRRTPYKIRNVVRKSVMGLKEEVIADDTIWMCTTCYECQERCPRGIKIVDVVKTVRNFAAQAGYMAPAHKMTGSFVIKTGHGVPINDATMALRKSVGLGELPPTTHQFPEALEEVQKIVKATGFDNLIGWNWDKAELE; encoded by the coding sequence ATGTTAAGTGGCGAAAAAGAAGATAAAACAGAAACTCCTCAGGGAGAACCAGTGCCTGAATCTTCTAAAGCTACACCGGAAGAAACTCCAGTGAGCACTAAAACTGTTAAAACTGAAGTTAAGAGTACAGCACCAGAACAGAAATCCAAGGCTACAGAAGTTAAATCTAAAGCAGAAGATATTAAAGAAGATGTAAAATCCAAAGCTGAAGAAATAAAATCTAAAACCGAAGACGTGTCTAGTGATGTGAAATCTAAAGTGGAAGACATATCTACCGATGTGAAATCCAAGGTTGAAGATGTTAAATCTAAAGCCAAGGATATATCTGAAGATGCTAAATCTAAAGCTTCAAAAACAGATGAAAAAATAAAAAAATCTGAAGAATCTAAAACCGATAGGAGTGGTAAAATGACTTTACTCGAAGGAAGAGAAAAAGAAGTGATAACCCGTGAAAATATTGATCCAGATTTCAAAAACGAAGTCATGGACGCAGGTGCGGAATCAGTAGCACTATGTTTCCAGTGTGGAACATGTACAGGAGCATGTCCTTCTGGAAGAAGAACACCTTACAAGATAAGGAACGTTGTTAGAAAATCAGTTATGGGACTCAAAGAAGAAGTCATAGCTGACGACACAATATGGATGTGCACAACCTGTTACGAATGCCAAGAAAGATGCCCAAGAGGAATCAAAATCGTGGACGTTGTAAAAACAGTGAGAAACTTCGCTGCACAGGCAGGATACATGGCACCAGCACACAAAATGACAGGTTCTTTCGTTATAAAAACAGGACACGGAGTTCCAATTAACGATGCAACCATGGCACTAAGAAAAAGCGTTGGACTAGGTGAATTACCACCAACAACCCATCAGTTCCCTGAAGCATTAGAGGAAGTACAGAAAATAGTCAAAGCAACAGGTTTTGACAACTTAATCGGCTGGAACTGGGATAAAGCGGAGCTAGAATAA
- a CDS encoding metallophosphoesterase family protein — translation MKIVAFSDIHGKYGKVIEFLKNNQVDLVILTGDITHFGPPELAGEILNEIASFDVPVLAIPGNCDPAELYGNMDNSNAINIHGRSVTINNVGICGFGGSNPTPFKTPLEFDEVEIYENAKKALEEVKDSKVTLFVTHAPPVDTKVDVLPSGDHVGSISIRKIIEESQPTINVCGHIHESIATDKIGETEVINPGMTAGGYACMINIDDSNEDDIKVESKIIEI, via the coding sequence ATGAAGATCGTAGCCTTCAGTGACATTCATGGCAAGTATGGGAAAGTAATCGAATTTCTAAAAAATAATCAAGTCGATCTGGTCATTTTAACAGGTGATATCACACACTTCGGACCACCAGAACTCGCAGGAGAAATTTTAAATGAAATAGCTTCATTTGATGTACCTGTCCTGGCCATACCTGGAAACTGCGATCCTGCAGAACTCTACGGTAATATGGACAATTCCAATGCCATCAACATACATGGTAGGAGCGTTACAATCAACAACGTGGGAATATGTGGATTTGGAGGTTCAAACCCAACACCATTTAAGACACCCCTTGAATTTGATGAGGTGGAAATATACGAAAATGCAAAGAAGGCTCTTGAAGAGGTGAAGGACAGTAAAGTCACACTCTTTGTGACGCATGCACCTCCAGTTGATACTAAAGTAGATGTTCTGCCTTCGGGGGATCATGTTGGAAGCATATCCATAAGGAAAATTATTGAAGAGTCACAGCCCACTATCAATGTTTGTGGCCATATCCATGAATCAATTGCAACCGATAAAATTGGTGAAACAGAAGTCATAAATCCTGGAATGACAGCAGGTGGATATGCATGCATGATCAATATTGATGATTCGAATGAGGATGATATCAAGGTTGAATCTAAAATAATTGAAATATGA
- the hdrB gene encoding CoB--CoM heterodisulfide reductase subunit B, producing MAFAYFLGCIMNNRYPGIEKATRVMFDKLGVELNDMEGASCCPAPGVFGSFDKTTWAAIAARNITIAEDMNSDIMTECNGCFGSLYETNHLLKEDEKMKEKINGVLSEAGREFKGEVNVRHFAEILYNEVGVDKLSESVEKPLNLNVAVHYGCHFLKPSAEINIDDPMKPTILDELVEITGAKSIAYKDKMMCCGAGGGLRSRDIDVTLDYTKEKLDNMTAAGVDAIVNVCPFCHLQFDVGQTEVNKKYGTDFAIPVFHLAQLYGLAMGLKSEELTVDAHLTSTDPALKKLDEITGGE from the coding sequence ATGGCATTTGCATATTTCTTAGGATGTATTATGAACAACAGGTACCCTGGAATTGAAAAGGCTACCAGAGTAATGTTTGACAAGCTCGGTGTAGAGCTCAATGATATGGAAGGAGCTTCCTGCTGCCCAGCACCAGGTGTTTTCGGTTCTTTTGATAAAACCACATGGGCTGCAATAGCAGCTAGGAACATCACCATAGCAGAAGATATGAATTCTGACATCATGACAGAATGTAACGGATGTTTCGGTTCACTCTATGAAACCAACCATCTTCTCAAAGAAGATGAAAAAATGAAAGAAAAGATAAACGGAGTTTTATCTGAAGCTGGAAGAGAATTTAAAGGTGAAGTAAACGTAAGACACTTTGCTGAAATTCTATACAACGAAGTAGGTGTCGACAAATTATCAGAATCTGTTGAAAAACCATTAAACCTCAATGTAGCAGTTCACTACGGTTGCCACTTCCTTAAACCTAGCGCTGAAATCAACATCGACGACCCAATGAAACCAACCATTCTTGACGAACTCGTTGAAATCACCGGTGCAAAATCCATAGCATACAAAGACAAAATGATGTGCTGCGGTGCAGGTGGAGGTCTACGTTCCCGTGACATAGACGTTACACTAGATTACACCAAGGAAAAACTCGACAACATGACAGCTGCTGGAGTAGACGCAATTGTAAACGTTTGCCCATTCTGCCACCTACAGTTCGATGTTGGTCAGACAGAAGTCAACAAGAAATACGGAACAGACTTCGCAATTCCAGTATTCCACCTTGCTCAGCTATACGGTCTTGCAATGGGACTCAAAAGCGAAGAGTTAACAGTCGATGCTCATTTAACAAGCACAGACCCAGCTCTTAAAAAGCTTGATGAAATTACTGGTGGAGAATAA